In Desulfopila inferna, a single window of DNA contains:
- a CDS encoding PA2778 family cysteine peptidase translates to MYLSTIARAGLLCLLLWQLSGCSLKYQPVDLGGSDYPDLEATPFFPQEKYQCGPASLAMVLAASGVNIRPEQLTPLLYVPERQGSFQLELVAASRSFGRIPYVIDPNLDALAAELVVGRPVLVLQNYGLDFLPFYHYAVAIGLQPDEKIILRSGTTKRLIMALPSFLVSWQRPGSWALVILRPGELPAKVDRDRYLQALAAFEKTASAVEALPAYRAALHRWPDDGMLLFASGNNALMRNSQAEAEDYFRQALERDGQHLGAMNNLADTLARRGCLREAKEIIERAATLAEKKDSVFSELIALTQKEIRHLAETPENSAAPVCR, encoded by the coding sequence TTGTATTTAAGCACCATCGCCAGGGCCGGATTGCTGTGCCTGCTTCTCTGGCAGCTGTCCGGCTGCAGCCTGAAGTATCAGCCCGTCGATCTCGGCGGCAGTGACTATCCCGATCTGGAGGCGACGCCCTTCTTCCCCCAGGAGAAGTATCAGTGCGGACCGGCATCACTTGCCATGGTGCTTGCCGCCTCCGGTGTCAATATCCGACCGGAACAACTCACCCCCCTCCTCTACGTCCCGGAAAGACAGGGCAGTTTCCAGCTAGAGCTTGTTGCCGCAAGCCGCTCCTTCGGACGGATTCCCTATGTCATCGATCCCAATCTCGACGCTCTGGCCGCAGAGCTTGTCGTCGGAAGGCCGGTTCTCGTTCTGCAGAACTACGGCCTGGATTTTCTGCCGTTTTACCATTATGCCGTGGCCATAGGACTGCAGCCCGACGAAAAAATCATCCTCCGTTCAGGGACTACCAAACGGCTCATAATGGCTCTGCCGTCCTTTCTGGTGAGCTGGCAGAGACCGGGGTCATGGGCTCTGGTGATCCTGCGCCCCGGAGAGTTGCCAGCCAAGGTCGACCGGGACCGTTACCTTCAGGCGTTAGCCGCCTTCGAAAAGACAGCCTCTGCGGTGGAAGCGTTGCCCGCCTACCGGGCAGCACTCCACCGATGGCCCGACGACGGTATGCTGCTCTTTGCCTCCGGCAACAATGCCTTGATGCGAAACAGCCAGGCTGAGGCCGAGGACTACTTTCGGCAGGCCCTGGAAAGGGACGGCCAACACTTAGGGGCCATGAACAATCTCGCAGACACCCTTGCCAGGAGAGGCTGCCTGCGGGAGGCGAAAGAAATAATAGAGCGGGCGGCAACGCTGGCCGAAAAGAAAGATTCCGTTTTTTCCGAGCTAATCGCCCTCACCCAAAAAGAGATCCGGCATCTTGCCGAAACGCCGGAGAATTCCGCGGCACCGGTATGCAGATGA
- a CDS encoding DUF2179 domain-containing protein, protein MSIFSESAAFAYILLPLLVFLARILDVSIGTLRIIFVAKGVKYFAALLGFFESLIWLVAVAQVMQNLNSWQTYIAFALGFAVGNYVGVVLEERIALGNILIRIITQREAHELLSVLRKEGYGVTSVEAQGEFGPVSLIFSVIKRKNVRKIVALIKRYNPNAFYTIEDMRYVTQTYPLPLTDRSLFSALGMKRSTKHDHSAAVHPGNAAT, encoded by the coding sequence ATGTCAATTTTCAGTGAGAGTGCCGCTTTTGCCTACATCCTTCTGCCGCTGTTGGTCTTTCTGGCCCGGATACTCGATGTTTCCATCGGCACGCTGCGTATTATTTTTGTCGCCAAGGGCGTGAAGTATTTTGCCGCCCTGCTCGGCTTTTTCGAATCCCTCATCTGGCTGGTTGCCGTGGCACAGGTTATGCAAAATCTGAACTCCTGGCAGACCTATATTGCCTTTGCCCTGGGTTTTGCCGTGGGGAACTATGTCGGCGTGGTCCTCGAGGAAAGAATCGCCCTCGGCAACATCCTGATCCGGATCATCACCCAGAGGGAAGCGCACGAGCTCCTCAGCGTGCTCCGCAAGGAGGGGTATGGCGTAACCAGCGTTGAAGCACAAGGCGAATTCGGGCCGGTGAGTCTTATCTTCAGCGTCATCAAAAGGAAGAATGTTCGCAAGATCGTCGCCCTGATCAAACGATATAATCCCAACGCTTTCTACACCATCGAAGATATGCGCTATGTGACCCAAACCTATCCTCTGCCGTTAACCGACCGGTCTTTGTTTTCCGCGCTGGGGATGAAACGCTCCACGAAGCATGATCATTCTGCCGCTGTTCATCCCGGCAATGCCGCGACATGA
- a CDS encoding PA2779 family protein has translation MKRERLVKVPESGRRRVSIYLGEEVVYMHGTIYRIFIGFLMAAFLCTSSLVPTAQAAVIDTSVYLDQAQNISTDELTALLERQDVQEQLVTLGVDPTDARQRIASLSEAELRRLQQGMDELPAGSSVLAVLGVVLVVLIVLEILGVTNIFTRL, from the coding sequence ATGAAACGAGAACGACTCGTCAAAGTCCCTGAAAGCGGAAGACGCAGGGTTTCAATCTATCTGGGAGAGGAGGTAGTGTACATGCATGGAACAATCTACAGAATCTTCATCGGTTTCCTGATGGCCGCGTTTCTCTGCACGTCGAGCCTGGTGCCGACGGCCCAGGCTGCGGTAATCGACACCTCTGTGTATCTTGACCAGGCGCAGAATATCAGCACCGATGAACTCACAGCCCTGCTCGAGCGCCAGGATGTGCAGGAACAACTGGTGACCCTGGGTGTTGATCCCACCGATGCCCGTCAGCGCATCGCCTCGTTGAGCGAAGCCGAACTGAGGCGATTGCAACAGGGGATGGACGAACTGCCTGCCGGCTCGAGTGTTCTGGCTGTTCTCGGTGTAGTCCTTGTCGTTTTGATCGTGCTGGAAATACTTGGCGTAACCAATATATTCACCAGGCTCTAA